The genomic window ccgcactgccgacaaaccacgaagacacgtaccggtggcttcccgcagagggttcattTGTCGGCTGGCGCTGatggcagaatccatagccaaagacgcgtggacggcgtcccttgtgaaatggtaccgctaacgtgtactgcagctgccgaggaggcctttgATGCGGTCCCCgaatggtggtggcagtggcagGTTAACAGCTGCCGaagaggccttgacgccgtcctcaagcggcgcttatcacggctgtcctggatgacgaagccggggcGTAAGACTTATTCTTCgccgactgcgccattgtgatgagcgagacagagaacaagagacaacacccgatcctgggccagctctTCTTATTTTCTACTTCGTCTGCCTCCTCTTTGCTCCAGCTATCCGcacgccgaagcgccagcgtctttctggTTCATGACACTTGGCCATGACTGCGCgtgcgcggagctggcggcaaagtttctggtggacggcactggctgcctcgagctggtcactCTTTTGCACGCATTTGCAGACACACCCTATATTCAGCTTCACCAACTGTAAGTTATTGGCGCAGGATTAGCCAtggcagatttctttttttttttgcgggcgtGGAATGTGCAGCAGAATGCCTAACGTTCGccttggtggtcgctgtgaatgcagGTAAATaatttagtataccctgaaaagttaaattacgaaaacatttcttGGTGTACATATTCAGATTCTCTTCATCTCCCCTCTTTACTTATGGCTTTCTGGCTCTGCATTCGTATGAAACAGTTCTTGTTatttaatctcacagctttctgagcacagctaattTCCAAAAAAttggctcagttattctgaatattgtagacacctaaccaacgaagaaagagttaagaaaaaagaaatcagTGTAAAACACACCCTTTCTGAAATATTTTCGATATCTCACAAGCACTTTATGGAGCTGAAATTCAGTAGGTTGCCGTGTCATACATGAAGAATGATGGCATcttgtgctagacatgaatgatgggcaggtacgaagacaTCTGGATCAAGATAGCGCGAAGacggagccgaagcgcatagcagttcctgctcacggcgcaCGGCTCCTTCAGCACTATTCTACTGCAGCGGCGCCGCTGTGGGCAACGCTGAAGCGACTAGGCggcgaggcgtggtcacgccactcaacacttctagtacactctacctatACACTCCGTTCGTTGCGACTGGTGCGCCACCGCGTGGCCGTCTGAGAAGGCAGTCTGTGAGAGCCAGAGCAGAAGTAGATTGTACTAGAAGAAGCCGTTCTAGTACACTGAAGCAGAAGCGAACGCTTTCCCTACCCGCTAGCACCACTTTCTCCGTGGCTTGCATGGAATTGTAGGTGTTCCATGACGCTGTCATGAACTGCTGCGAGGTTGGTTGTACGAGCAGGTACATGTCGTGCTCTGCGGGAACGACGTTTCACCGTTTCTCTACTCTTCTTTGCTTTATTGGGCAGCGGCAGAAGTGGATTGCGGCTGTGCGACGATAAAGTAAGCTTCGTTCCCGCTTCGTTTGCCGTCTCGCGCTCTgcggttttgtttttcttgtactGCTAGCATTTGTATACATttcagtgctgtcggaacaaacTGGGAGCCCTCACAGCACTCGAGCATATGCAGTGCACATTTCGTTGGAGGAGCGCCGTCCAATGATGAGCCATCCACGTCGGACGTGCCAACACTATTTCCCGACGAGTATCGTAAACTGTCCGTGCTCACAGGAGATACGCTTGGACGCTATGCAGGTGAGAACTGCGCAAAATcaactttctttatttttatctgGCTGTCAGCTAGTCAAGTTATGATATTCCATTAGTTTTTTTACGACCATTTAGTCAATATTCCGCCATGTTGGTGTGCTCGGCGGCTCGTGTGACCAATTGTGTTTTAGAAGGGAAGCTTGCTAGACAAGTTGGTGAATAAAGACTGCATGAGCAGCGTGATTGGTAAGCACGGGACGAAGAAGTAACGCATACAATgacacgagcgctgactatcAACTGTGTATTTCGCGTTATGTCACAAACGCAGGAAAAAAACAATTCATAGTCAGCGCTCGCGTCGTCGTATGCGTTTGTTCTACGTCCCGTGCTTTGCGTTCGCGCTCTTCCTGCAGTCATAATTTTAGTGCTGGCGGAAGCGCAGCTGATCAAGTAGAGATATGCTAACTGGAAGTTGATTCCCTTCCCCCGAGATGCTGAGCGATAAAAATATCGAATGGTCGCGGCTCTTCCACAAGATCATAGGATTAAAGGAGAAAGACTATGGCTGGAGTAGGCCTACGGCACTCGGAAGCATCGAGAGCTCGTGTTTCTGGAAATTTAAAAAAGTCGatttaaaaacaaacaacactGGTAAACACAGGACACTGCAAGAGAAAACGACGGGACATTCACTGTGCCTTTGTTTACCGGTGATTTTTTTAATCGATTATGACTATGTACCAACAAGCTCAGTCCAATGCCTTGGTTTCAAAAATATTTGCGCACCTCTGCGTTAGAGCGTAGCTTGGGTGACATTAGAGTTTGCGCAAATCATAAAAGCGTTTTGAGCTCGCACTTACGTGAAAGCCAAGTGCACAAGCGCATTTGGCTGTTGGTGTAGTAAACAGCTGCCCTGTTATAATTCGATGTCGTTGAAACTAGCAAACCGTGGAGCATGTAGACAATTGCGCACACGGAATTAAAATCAAGGCTGCTTATTTTCATCTTAGATCTGGCCGTCGTTGCAATTCTTATTTTGTTGTTACTCTGGAGCCTCACGGGGAGCGAGACAAGGAGAAGCAGATCAGTGACACATATTGGCTGCAAACAAGTTAAGGAGGTTGCTCTAATATGAAGCAGTGCTACTGCTGCAACTCAGTCTGTTCGTGTTATGTCATCTCGAACGAAACAGTACTTAAACTGTtaaaaaagtgcagtcattctcGTCCCTCCTCTTCGCTCTGGTTTTTTTCACTAATTTCTAACTTGCACTGAATTCATAATTAAATATGCTACAGCACACATTTTTTGCTTCAAGATTACAAAGAGGACAGCTATTACAGCTGTTGCCAATCTCGCCGAATCTTCGCGGCATGTGTTGCAAGCTGCACCAACTACAGACACCATGGATTCATCAGCATCTTCAGCACCGATGAGGGAGGAACCTGAAGACACTGATTTAAATAATGAATCCAAACAGCTGCAAGGCATTGAAATTAGTGTTGTTGTAATACTTCCAGGCACAAAGCAAGTGCCCATTCAAAATTTGGAGATTATCGAAATTGCAGAGTTGGTAATTAGGTTTGAAAAGGTTAAGAGCAGAACGAACATATGATCACAGATGACAAACAATGCAGCAATAAATAATTGAAACAACATTTATTGGGGAAGACAAGTACCAAaaaaaacaagtagatctctgaTGTCACAGGCATTAGCAACAATGTAAACGCAGGATCACATAATTCGTGAGCAGCGCACATAGCAATAAAACTAATTTGCAATTGTGCATTTCACTTCACTGTGTGACATCAACTTGCCACAGTAACGGTTCATCAGGGTGCTGAGTGCGAGTTCGTCTATGTTAGCATGCGACTCCTCGCGTATAGCCAATAGATAGCAAAAAGCAGAGCCTTTTGCTGGAGATTTACTTTTAATGGGAACTCAGCGACAACTACATCACAATGGTCTGAACTGCTACAAGTTCCCAGATTCTCGTTACTTTATTGAGTAATGTAGCCCCAAATGTAGTAAAATAGTCCTTGCAGCATATGAAGTACGTCACACGTGGTCAATGAGGACTGTGGTCCATGCTCAACTTTTGCCATTTTTCAAGATTTGTaggaggaagcagtggcaaaAGGCATAGAGCTTGCTCCTGGCAACGTTGCTTGCCATTGCAtattgcattgttttttttaatgagtGTGAGTGACTGCGTTTTAATGCATCGCTATTTCTCTAGCACAAGGCAATCAGCGATACACTAATGTGTGAAGTAGCCTTTGCAGCCTGCTTTAAAAAGTGGATCCCCTGAAACTCAACAAACAATGGTGCGCTGAATTGCAATCTGGAACAGAGAAGCAAGTACAGTCGTATTGGTAATAAAACGACTGGAGATGATTGAGGTGAAACAGCTCAGGCGTAGCAAATTGCGGTATGAAAGAGGATTGCACAGTCAGGTGCTGCTTGATTCTTCAGGCAGTGAACAGTCTTGTATATTGTAATTATGGCTGTCAATTTTCCCCCTGCTAAAAATCTGTGATGGTTGTTTTTATTTGCCACAAGAACCGTTCCTTACCCCAAGTATACCGAGTGCTCTGTGGTTGTATAAAAACCATGGGACATCAATTTGCTTTGTTTGCCTGTTTAGGGATCTTTGATGTGTTATACAAATGGTGTTGTAGTGTAAATTAAGCTAGAAAACACCTTGTTATGTTATCTGAAAATTGTAACACATCTCTTTTTTGCAGGTCTAAACGCAGACGGTTGAGACACTGCAGACCCACCATCGCTGCCTCCAAACACTTCTTGCTTTTTTGTTGTGAAATATTTAACTGCACCGATGAATAGAAAATGGTGATTATAATAGGGATTTGTTTCCAATTCATTGTGCCAGGTCTACGGTATTGCAATATGGTGGTATTTCCCCTTGTTTTCACACGCACTAGTACACAATGTATCTGGTAATTACTGGTATGTTCGACGCCAAGTGATGTGTCAACCACAACTCAAACAATGAGCTTTGTTCATGGTTTGATAATATTTAAGGTTAGTAATGCGGATAATCTTTTTGTATCATGGTACTTAAGCACCAATTTCTCAAGCGCCAATTTATAGTGTTGAAAACAGTGAGCGTCTAGAATGTTTTTGAGAAAAATTTTTTTGGTGAAGTGGGAGCACTCAGAATTTCCTAGATCGTCATCTTGGTGTTTTTTGCAAGATAAATTATTTTACAAGAACCGTTTCTGATTTTATAGCAAGTTTAGTCTACATAATAAGAATATATGTTGGCTAAACCTGCATACATTTTGGCGATATTCCTGGAAGCGTATAACATGCAGCAGAAAAATTGCAGTAATACTATTGAGCTTCAAACATCTCGAACAAAAGGCTTCGCCTAATGTGTAAACTAATTTTGCTGTTTCAACAAGAAAAAATACTCTGAGAATACGTTTCCGGACATACAACGTCCAAATGATATCTGGGAAATTTCGAAAACTTTCTATGTTACTAAATTTCTCTCCAAATATTCTTGTGAATAACTGTATTCTATCAGTAAATTTTTTTCAAGCACACTTGGGACTGTTGCCAAAACTTCTGGCATCTGGCATTGAATGACTTAAACGTTTTCGTGTGAGACACAACACTGCACTTTTAATCTTACAACAGCAAGTTGGCTGGACGCTTTTGCAAGATTGTGGAAGATTCTAGATTCACGAGAGCAAAAATTGTTTTATGTTATCTGTACTACAAACCTCGTTCCCTCAAAATAGCTCTTTACAGGTATGGCGTGAGAAGTATTTGGACCTTGCAGTGGGCTGGAAGCTCCTGTTGTGTCTTATGAATATGAAGCACGGCCTCACGTTGTCTGCGTTAGGAGTTCTCTTTGGCATTCACCGCACTAGTTCGTCGCGGATTTTTTCTGCCACTTTGAATGTCCTGTATGTCGCTACTCAAAAGTGTATCAAGTGGTTTTCAAGGGATCTTGTCCAAGCCACAATGCCTCCCTCTTTCTGCGTGTGCTATCCAAATTGCAGAGTTATTGTCGACTGTTCAGAAGGGAGAATAGAGATACCAGTTAAAGTCGCTAACAGGGTTAACTGCTGGAGTAACTACAATAGTGACTTTACTCTGAAATTCCTAGTTGGGATGTCTCCATCCGGTTATATAACATATATTTCGGATGTGTATTGGGGCAGGTCGAGCGACACATGCTATCTTGTGAACTCTGGGTTGATCAGCTTGTTAGAACCCGCGGATATGGTGACGGCGGACAAAGGCTTCCCGCGTGTCAAGTGTGACTTGGAAAGTAAGGACCTGACACTTGTCATGCCACCATTTGCAAAAGCCAACCAACAGTTCACAAAGGCGGAGATGCAAAAAACTTATAAGGTTGCATCTAATCGCACTCATGCAGAGAGATGCATTCAGCGTATAAAGAGTTTTCCAATATTGAGTAAAAGGCTAACTCTGGAACTTAAGTGTCACATTGACGAGGCAGTACATCTGTGCAGTGTGTTAGCCAACACTCAAGGACCGGTATTCAAGACTGTGTAATGACTCCTGTAATCTACAAATTTGTGTTTAGCAGAGCATGAGCCCTCCAAGAGCAACGGAATCAAATTATGACCATGATTCATTTTATTAGTCATAGCAATGACTGTACATATTTGTGCTGTTGTCTACTTTTGGATTATCATGGGTCTTTATGCAATGTTTATACAACAGCTTTACAGCATTTTTATAGCAGTCCTGTTTTCGTGCCCATCTTGTCGTCTTGCGTATAGATTGAGGTGACTGGCACTtgtaataaagaaagaaaattgtgTAAAAGCTTATGGCAGTTGAATTAAGCATGGTGAAACTTTGATTAAACTCACTGTCACACGGCCTACTCGTGCTGGTCCTTGGAACAAATTAGTGCTAAAGTTGAAGGTTTTTCTAAATAGTTTGACGCTCTAATTACTTCTGTGACATTCTAGTTTATTTAGCTGGCAGTTGCATTGAAATTAACAGGAAGACCTGTAGTTTTCATAGTCCCCCTTCTTCCCATTGCACTTGTGCGAATATTGTGCAAGCATTAAAGTGTCGAGGCAGAACACTGAATTGTATATGAGGCCGAACAGAATGTATCGATAAAGTTGCAGAAGTGGCTGGCTTTTCCTGCAGCTCTTTATTTCAGGCAATAAAAAGCAGATGTCCTCTGCCTGACTAAGAACTCAGCACCTGAATTCTCATACTTGGAGCTTACAGCAACGAAAACGATTTAGCGTTATAGCACATACCAAATACAAAAAACGCTATTCACACAAGCTTTGAATCACTTTGAATCACTTTTCGACCCGTTGTGGGTTCGTTTTCTTTTCGTGCAACAGGTTCCTTTGATATGCCATATGCACATGCAGTGCTTTTGAAGGATCGCAGTGTAACAAAGTGTTGTGCCAAGCTCTCGAAGTCCGCATGACGTATCTTGATATGGTGAGCTTTGTAGCTGGCAGAAATTCTCAGAGCCCATGCACTGTGCCACTGTGGGTATACACATCGAAGAATTCTTTGCTTAGCGATGTCGTTGCATTCTTCCTCAGTGACAACGACCGCAAAAATAGAGTCATCGCTTACTTCTCCGACTGGAATGCTTTGTGCTCCAAATATATTGCACGGCTGTCCTAGCCGTCCGAGGACCTTGTACAAGAAACAGTGGGATTGGGCGTCTTGGTATAACaccataaagggtgcttaccagcgcaaacgacagggcaggagagGACAGAAGAAGAgtcgagacagagcgctgaactgccaacaattcaTTTCTTGTGCAGGTATTCACTTTTTATACAGTTGTTAGACGCACTAGTCATGCGCGAAAAAAATGTCAATGCACAAGTACATCACATTGACAAGCAAAGAaacaacttttccttatcggtgagcgtgacagaaggggtgctaacaAAAGCAActttcaatgagcaaatcttttctgcctctatgatcCCGCGTGTGGTACGATCCCTGCATCTAGCAACAATTGAACACTCTATTGTTGCTCGTCTCTtttcctgtcccctcctgccctgtcgtttgtgctggtaagcaccctttacgACCTCGTACAAATAAGGAAGGTTTTCAGCAATGGCTTGCTCTTTGGTGAGCATGATGCCCAAGGGACAGTTTGAATTGATGACGGCTGTGGGCACGGGTTGCCTCGCCAGCTTCTCGTATGGGGGTTTAGGAGGGTACATCTCGGAGAACAAGACTTTCTTGTTGTAAATTCCTAGATGCTTCGCAGATGGCCTCTTCCACACGTTCTCGAAGGATGTCTTTGTCGAGGTGTCCTCGTTATTGACGTACACGACCACAGCCACTGCATGTTTGAAGCGGCCTGAGATTCCACCTCGTCAGTTGCAGTGAGCTTGTGTGATGTTCCTAGTGGCATCAAAACGAAGAGAAAAGAAACATACGCAAGATATTTTAATGCGGCTCAATATTGATGAAAGGTTTTATTGAAACTCATAAACTCGTCATCGACAGTTCACTAATTTGAGCAGTACAATGCTAGGTCAGTAATTTGCCGGGTTAATTTGTTAGGGCACTAATTAGCGGTGAACTGAGTTATGTGTTAGCGGCCCGGCACCGCTTCGCGCACTCGGCAGGATCATTCTACGACGCACTGTAACAAAACTGCAAAGtatccacgaaaaaaaaacgaacttttGCGAACTTCTCTTGCGACGGAAGTGCAATGTTTCTTTTCAAGAGCAGCATAAACAACAAAAGAGGTTATAGCGAATGAGCAAGACTGATGGCAGTCGAAGTCACCATTCTGACGTCGTCGTCTGCGCCACATCAGTGGAAAGTAATGACGAAGAGGGGCCGATCGTAACACGTTTATTTCTCGCCCGCACGTAAAGTTCTTGgcatggttggttggttggttcctcaacaccttggcgcaacccacctagggggataggccgtGAATAGGACGGTGTCTTGCTTTTTAAATtgattcacttcttgaaagggaGGGTTGGATAAGTCAGGTATTATAGGAAATAATAAAAAGGTGCTGAATTTCAAAAAAACAACATTGACAAGAAAACATAGaaacatacaaaaaataaaaatattatacATAAATCAACTGAAGTTACGTATTTTTAGCATTCAATTATTTTAGATtgtcgtaagaaatttgtaacagcggtaaaaacgttcctgtggctgaatcgaaatgcgactgcgccaaatgaaagtaTCACcagaagtgtcaagtttaagcccaactttcgtacgggttcttctagtagattttccttttgagttttcaattttcggcatgacaaaaagaagtgctccaaagattccctctaattacaataaaggcacaaaggcgagtgtgccagacccgacctgtgaaggtaaaagttcattgaggggactcgacaacgcagtctggtaattactatttcttcgttccttgatgaacaccacttgttcttccaaggaaACTTTAGCTCTGTGAAGTCTGATAAAAACAAAggggatttttcaaagttattggccgttaTGCGTtattcaaagcgtgctgctgtgatatattcagaagtaggcaaaataggtaaaacaggacaatcaagggaagatacagctagtgcatttGCATtctcattcagagctaaacctctatggccttgTACTTaaactagtcggacgagtcgcacatgtgtaggaatgagcgagtagaaagtttctaaggtacgcgaaaaagttggtgagcttaaggcagtacagaccgagagacagtctcttataacaatcaccgctgatagatcttgcggcactttacgcaatgcaaggactatcgccagtagttcagcttgggaaataggtgtaaagtcgggtaatcgaattgagaaagccaTATCTAGAGAGGATAATACGATTCCTACACCAGCCTTCTCTCCATAAACcaaagcgtcagtcgctatcacaatggatgtttctagattggcaAAATCATCTTCCAAATGGCATGGGCTGCGCGAGTGGCGAGGTAAAAGCGATCATTATGAGCGATGAGGCTACATCGTTGCTACAAGCGGCAATTTCAAGCAAAATACTCGGTGGCTGCGAAACGACATGACACGAAGCCGCAAAAAATAACCATGCCGCCTGGCCACTCGACGAAGTATCCATAGTGAGGGACCGTGAAGCCGTCGATTATTGTAATTGTTCTGAGCATTTTGCAAATACACGGGTAGTGAGCATGCATGAATAGTAATCTAAGCATGAAAGAACGAGAGGTTACCTTGATAGCTATGGAGTAAGCCTCTTCGGTGATACACACCTGACGAACGCGTTTAGCCGTTAGTACTGACGACGCCGTGTCAAAGCGTTCATTCACGTCAAAAACGTGGCGGCTCTCGTGCAGGCTTTCCCCTTTTTTAATAGTGGCATCGTGGAAAAACGATCCCCCAACAATATCTCTAAAGACTGCTCGAAGCACTAACGTGCCAGCCACGGGTGCTTGGGCCGCCATAGCTGTGAAAGCAGTGAGACACTCGTCTACTAAGGGTCTCACCGTTTCACGCTCGCCGCACCTCAAGTGGCACTGTGTGCGTTTTTCAAGGCGCCCTCTATAGGTCCTGCACGGAGTGAATTGGCGAGCGGACCCGCGAACGAGGCGAAACGTGCATCCGTCCCGTTGGCAACGACGAACAGAGTCCCCTCCCCGTCTGCGGCTCAGCTCGAGGGCAGCGCCTCTTCTGCACCGCTGGATAGATGGGTGGTTGTATCTGGCTGCGCCTTTTAGATCGGGTGgtagctcacgccacctagccacgaagttaagtactatcactgcgtgtttaaggattgaatttcactggCGCCTCGATTAGAGCTAAGACTCAGATAGCCTCCTCCTGTTTATTTCTACCCGTTTGAAGTCTATTTTACCTTCACTGTCACTAAACCTCAATGCTTTGAAAACTTCGACGCCATTATCTTCGGCTACAAAGTGGAGCCCTTCAGAGatcattatcaaatgttcagccttATCTTTCTTCTCTCCGCACGTTTACATACCGTGCCTGTGctttcgtattttgctcggtacgtcttggtgcGCAATACTCTTGTTCCAGACTCGAAGAGCAGAGAAATACctcgagaattatcgtagatcgcTTCCCTTGCATATTTATGCTTAAAAGTTTGGTAGGCATCCAGTGATGATTTTGCAAGCAATCACATATTCCACAAGCCGCTCTTTGTTTTCTTCACTTCTTaaccaatgttttcttttggcttggcATTTTGCTGTTGTCTAAACACTTGCTTGGCGATTTTagagttcgtttcctccatttcgtatggacattcttcatgtacaagtaattGAAAACTTTCTTAGCCCAACGTTTCTCTCCAatttttctcaatcactcctcacgttgtatcttgctgctagccccgccgtggtggtctagatgtactcggctgctgacccgcaggtcgcgggatcgaaggcCGGCTGCGCCGGCGGCTACAACATTTGCGAcgtaggcagaaatgttgtaggcctgtgtgctcagacttgggagcatgttaaagaacccctggtgatcGAAAtcttcggagccttccactacgcgTCTAAATCACCATCCCTACCCTAAATCACCATATATTCTTATGGTGATTTAGGGTAGTTAAAACCCGCTATCAATtcattatcttgctgctagcttccctgaaatcaaacgatgtccatcccatgtcttcCTGTGCCCCCTGACTTGAGGTATTCCAGTGTGCTGTCAAAgtaagtctacctatgccacgttgtatAATTTACAACcttccttgaacttctgatttcatgcacaacaccacattgccgaacgtcaaacccggtaCCATGAAagctttccaaatccctctcccaacatcatacctattgtagttccacagtgtgCTACTTTTCATTACGGCAGCATTCCTGGTGctcttagtcattacgtatctttcgtgctccaatagatactcagccccgttatttttCCATACGCCCAAGTGTTTGTCATAAATAcaaagcatttcctagcgaacttcaTCGACattgcgtctatctatctatctatctatctatctatctatctatctatctacccatgTAGCCTCTCACGTATGAGTGATCTCTTTGGcaccccatttacttggcgtgaacaaaaattagcatgagagggtaagatcatttgacgaatacgacgcgcttgtGAAGACATGCATAATGTCactatcccgtcgcgtacgttgtcaaacacttc from Rhipicephalus microplus isolate Deutch F79 chromosome 7, USDA_Rmic, whole genome shotgun sequence includes these protein-coding regions:
- the LOC119179017 gene encoding uncharacterized protein LOC119179017, which codes for MLSVLQTSFPQNSSLQVWREKYLDLAVGWKLLLCLMNMKHGLTLSALGVLFGIHRTSSSRIFSATLNVLYVATQKCIKWFSRDLVQATMPPSFCVCYPNCRVIVDCSEGRIEIPVKVANRVNCWSNYNSDFTLKFLVGMSPSGYITYISDVYWGRSSDTCYLVNSGLISLLEPADMVTADKGFPRVKCDLESKDLTLVMPPFAKANQQFTKAEMQKTYKVASNRTHAERCIQRIKSFPILSKRLTLELKCHIDEAVHLCSVLANTQGPVFKTV